In the Acropora muricata isolate sample 2 chromosome 10, ASM3666990v1, whole genome shotgun sequence genome, one interval contains:
- the LOC136930580 gene encoding NLR family CARD domain-containing protein 3-like: protein MDSGALAFADALERNSTLTRFDLASSGIRDLGTEAICKALLSTHVMTHLSLHGSTIGDSGAEALAGELQSPATQSSYVNLAGCKITSLGVEALAGALQTNRSLTYLSLSASAIGDPGAIALAEALKSPTTQLSYLHLGWGHITSLGVKILAVALQTNRSLTHLSLERSSISCSATALAEALQLNRTLTHLDLSNNEISDTEAIQLAQTLLDKNNTLVYLDLSGNNIGAEGRAKLKLVNGKRSVIRF, encoded by the exons ATGGACTCAGGGGCACTAGCATTTGCAGATGCTCTCGAGAGAAACTCTACCCTGACTCGTTTTGATCTCGCTTCGTCTGGTATCCGTGATTTAGGAACAGAAGCGATTTGTAAAGCACTGCTGTCCACTCACGTAATGACCCATTTAAGTCTACATGGTAGCACCATTGGTGATTCCGGAGCAGAAGCTTTGGCAGGAGAATTACAATCGCCAGCCACACAGTCATCCTATGTAAATCTTGCGGGGTGCAAGATCACTTCTCTGGGAGTAGAAGCCCTTGCAGGGGCTCTTCAGACCAATCGATCTCTGACGTATTTGAGCCTGAGCGCTTCAG ctattggtgATCCAGGAGCAATAGCTTTGGCAGAAGCATTGAAATCGCCAACCACGCAGTTGTCCTATTTACATCTTGGTTGGGGCCATATTACTTCTCTTGGTGTAAAAATCCTTGCGGTGGCTCTTCAGACCAATCGGTCTCTGACGCATTTGAGCCTAGAAAGGTCAAGTATTTCATGTTCAGCCACTGCACTGGCTGAGGCGCTACAATTGAACCGAACTCTGACTCATTTGGATCTAAGCAATAACGAGATTAGCGATACAGAAGCCATACAACTGGCGCAAACTCTTCTGGACAAAAACAACACCTTGGTTTATTTAGATTTGAGTGGTAATAATATCGGTGCCGAAGGAAGAGCAAAACTTAAATTGGTTAATGGGAAGAGATCTGTCATTCGTTTTTAG
- the LOC136888146 gene encoding NLR family CARD domain-containing protein 3-like, whose translation MGAKVRRYCDSLLQIVGYSEGDAISYIEQYFRNHSDPSLAKKLKDELAVNDELNELTSSPMNTALLCLLCEETSGMFPTKQTELYECLVSCAIRRYYAKMGVGFGKGDPSERCREELHQLGKIAFEALLKNRLYFSEEEMRSKNALQLCFVTREPSRSKIKPTECYAFTHKTFQEYFAALYLADEVLTDRKEIEALLLNLSPEDNWQVWKFLFPLIAKKDDEKAVFLVSCLGAAVSLHAIPE comes from the coding sequence ATGGGAGCGAAAGTTCGGCGATACTGTGACAGCCTCCTTCAAATTGTCGGCTACTCGGAGGGTGATGCCATCAGCTACATTGAGCAGTATTTCCGCAATCACAGTGACCCAAGCCTTGCGAAGAAATTAAAGGATGAGTTAGCTGTCAACGATGAGCTCAATGAATTGACTTCTAGTCCAATGAATACAGCTTTATTATGTCTTCTTTGTGAAGAAACAAGTGGTATGTTTCCCACCAAGCAAACGGAGCTGTACGAATGTCTTGTGTCGTGTGCTATCAGAAGATACTATGCAAAGATGGGAGTTGGCTTTGGTAAAGGTGATCCCTCTGAGAGATGCAGAGAGGAGCTGCATCAGTTAGGCAAGATCGCATTTGAGGCTTTGTTGAAGAATCGTCTTTACTTCAGCGAGGAGGAAATGAGGTCGAAAAATGCTCTGCAGTTGTGCTTTGTTACGCGTGAACCAAGTAGAAGCAAGATTAAACCAACAGAATGCTATGCATTTACTCACAAgacgtttcaagagtatttcgCTGCGTTGTATTTGGCGGATGAGGTGTTAACGGACAGGAAGGAAATCGAGGCGCTGCTATTGAATTTGAGTCCTGAGGACAATTGGCAGGTGTGGAAGTTTCTATTTCCATTGATAGCAAAGAAAGACGACGAAAAAGCAGTGTTCCTTGTTTCATGTCTTGGTGCTGCTGTCTCACTTCATGCAATACCTGAGTGA